One Helianthus annuus cultivar XRQ/B chromosome 12, HanXRQr2.0-SUNRISE, whole genome shotgun sequence genomic region harbors:
- the LOC110892624 gene encoding uncharacterized protein LOC110892624, producing the protein MFAFAGAAKVEQWPMPAWCHMFAQTLTGSARVWFDGLTEGSIDHFEDFRRMFLQNFYQQHCCKKDITEVHHIKRRDGESVEDFIDRFNRESMQKSGAVDQLRVSGFCHGVRNNQLVEKLHEDLPKTMEVLMEQARAFVRGKSAYGQTNETAARSAKARTTSWRRNASPPKDRNNNWNGSRGPYQKADRSSFRTGNVRFNTFSELTKSPSEILSTETTRFPTPSKQRPTSDKHSKKYCEYHRDKGHTTDECWALKQEIEEAVLSGKLSHLVKEVKDGKKSATANDNPNTEAGINMIRSTEPRGVKRSNQHMAAWMHQPTYFPPIDPEDARDGPITISAVVVGHLVRRIYVDGGSAFEIMYLQCFQQLNPQTKKRSRTIQLTFLVVGTHSSHNIILRRPGLRALGAISSTIHGAIKFPTEARVATIFLESNSFAAEVRHAAETGSKKSEVPTELWAINPDYPEQQVAIGAQLPKRTKKLPWELLSNSIDVFAWKHSDMQGVPRSMA; encoded by the exons atgttCGCATTCGCCGGAGCGGCTAAGGTCGAGCAATGGCCCATGCCGGCTTGGTGTCACATGTTCGCTCAAACTCTTACCGGATCAGCAAGAGTATGGTTCGATGGGTTGACAGAGGGATCGATTGATCACTTTGAGGATTTCCGGCGTATGTTTTTGCAAAACTTCTACCAGCAGCATTGCTGCAAGAAAGATATTACCGAGGTTCACCACATAAAACGCCGTGACGGAGAATCCGTAGAAGATTTCATAGACCGGTTTAATCGAGAGAGCATGCAGAAAAGCGGAGCGGTCGATCAGCTCCGAGTCTCCGGATTTTGTCACGGAGTACGGAACAATCAGTTAGTGGAAAAGCTCCATGAAGATCTCCCAAAAACCATGGAGGTACTTATGGAGCAAGCTCGAGCCTTTGTTCGGGGAAAGAGTGCCTACGGTCAGACGAACGAAACAGCAGCAAGAAGTGCCAAGGCTCGAACCACATCATGGAGACGGAACGCGTCACCACCGAAAGATAGAAACAATAACTGGAACGGGAGTCGTGGTCCGTACCAGAAGGCAGATCGAAGCAGTTTTCGAACCGGAAACGTGCGTTTTAACACCTTCTCCGAACTAACAAAGTCGCCAAGTGAAATTCTTAGTACGGAAACCACCCGGTTTCCTACACCGTCAAAGCAGCGACCTACTTCGGATAAACACTCCAAGAAATATTGTGAGTATCACCGAGACAAGGGGCATACAACTGATGAGTGTTGGGCATTAAAACAAGAAATCGAGGAGGCCGTACTATCCGGAAAACTCTCTCATCTCGTAAAAGAGGTAAAGGATGGGAAGAAGTCCGCAACAGCGAATGATAACCCGAACACCGAGGCCGGAATCAATATGATTCGGTCTACCGAGCCAAGAGGGGTAAAACGGTCGAATCAGCATATGGCAGCTTGGATGCACCAGCCCACATATTTTCCTCCGATTGATCCGGAAGATGCTCGAGACGGACCAATCACGATATCAGCTGTAGTCGTAGGACACTTGGTCCGGCGAATTTATGTGGACGGAGGAAGCGCCTTTGAGATAATGTATTTACAGTGTTTCCAACAGCTAAACCCCCAGACGAAGAAGAG GAGCAGGACTATTCAACTAACCTTTCTGGTTGTTGGAACTCACTCATCACATAACATAATACTCAGACGACCTGGGCTACGAGCTCTCGGAGCTATTAGCTCGACAATACATGGTGCCATTAAATTCCCCACCGAAGCTCGAGTCGCCACTATATTTTTAGAATCAAATTCGTTCGCAGCTGAAGTAAGACACGCAGCAGAAACCGGCTCCAAAAAGTCTGAAGTACCCACAGAACTCTGGGCGATCAACCCGGATTACCCCGAACAGCAAGTGGCTATCGGCGCCCAGCTCCCAAAACGAACGAAGAAGCTCCCGTGGGAATTATTGAGTAACTCGATTGATGTTTTTGCGTGGAAGCACTCCGATATGCAAGGGGTTCCCAGGTCCATGGCATAG